One region of Vallitalea okinawensis genomic DNA includes:
- a CDS encoding inorganic phosphate transporter: MISPSVFSGAFLGWSLGANDAANVFGTAVSTKVVKYSTAVIITAIFVILGAVVDGEHGVHKLSDFAYNGGIDTALAAFFVMLSAALTVTVMTYLKFPVSTSQAVIGAIMGGGLLVGRTDFSASIKFLSAWIVTPLGAMIISFIMYKIIEKFLENRIKSLEFYDAVIKGGYILAGMFSAYSLGANNVANVTSIYAGQLNLLTTQQAVIVGGISIALGVLTYSKRVMLTVGKGLVDLSPISGFVSVMAAALTVYIYALIGIPVSTSQAIVGAVIGIGLVKGVKAINMKTVKNIMFAWFGTPTIAGLVSFGFSFIYHM, translated from the coding sequence GTGATTAGTCCTTCTGTCTTTTCGGGAGCATTTTTAGGATGGTCTTTAGGGGCCAATGATGCTGCCAATGTTTTTGGTACTGCAGTTTCAACAAAGGTTGTCAAATATAGTACTGCAGTTATCATAACAGCAATTTTTGTAATTCTAGGAGCTGTAGTAGATGGAGAACATGGTGTTCATAAGTTAAGTGATTTTGCCTATAATGGTGGAATTGATACAGCGTTAGCAGCATTTTTTGTTATGCTGTCAGCAGCTTTAACAGTTACAGTGATGACATATTTGAAATTCCCGGTATCGACATCCCAGGCTGTTATAGGTGCTATCATGGGTGGGGGATTATTAGTTGGAAGAACTGATTTTTCTGCATCAATTAAATTTTTAAGCGCTTGGATTGTGACTCCACTAGGTGCTATGATCATCAGCTTTATTATGTATAAGATCATTGAAAAGTTCTTAGAGAATCGTATTAAGAGTCTAGAATTCTATGATGCTGTCATCAAAGGAGGCTACATATTAGCTGGTATGTTCTCAGCTTATTCATTGGGAGCTAATAATGTAGCCAATGTAACGAGCATATATGCTGGGCAACTCAACCTATTAACAACCCAGCAAGCAGTTATTGTTGGTGGTATATCAATTGCTTTAGGGGTATTAACCTATAGCAAACGAGTTATGCTGACAGTTGGAAAAGGACTGGTAGACCTATCACCGATTTCTGGATTCGTTTCTGTCATGGCAGCAGCGTTAACAGTATATATTTATGCACTAATTGGAATACCTGTATCCACATCTCAGGCAATTGTAGGTGCGGTTATTGGTATTGGACTTGTTAAAGGTGTTAAGGCTATTAATATGAAAACAGTTAAAAACATTATGTTTGCTTGGTTTGGTACACCTACTATAGCGGGACTTGTAAGTTTTGGTTTTAGTTTTATATATCACATGTAA
- a CDS encoding TIGR00153 family protein produces MFFSKNKGENVHDLVQKHVDSVQECLETFQKFLDIVVDEGITDEAKKLGEKVEELESTADANRHQIIQSLLNGALLPDTRREILKLIEFIDEIANQCEEVVKQILLQKIYFPKPLKTNIHNINTKTCEQFNLLEEVVRNLFIKMNDDKGNFTILKDIEKLESEVDDYEYEAIKVLFEDNVSLAEKNQLRSIISKIADISDVIEDISDIIEIVLAIRRA; encoded by the coding sequence ATGTTTTTCTCTAAAAACAAAGGAGAAAATGTCCATGATCTAGTGCAAAAGCATGTGGACTCAGTACAAGAATGTTTAGAGACTTTTCAAAAATTTCTAGATATTGTAGTGGATGAAGGCATAACAGATGAAGCCAAAAAATTAGGCGAAAAGGTAGAAGAATTAGAATCTACTGCTGATGCAAACCGCCATCAAATCATCCAATCATTATTAAACGGGGCTTTACTACCAGATACTCGCCGCGAAATATTAAAACTTATTGAATTTATCGATGAGATTGCTAACCAATGTGAAGAAGTTGTTAAGCAAATCTTATTACAAAAAATCTATTTTCCAAAACCTCTCAAAACAAATATCCACAATATCAATACGAAAACCTGTGAACAATTTAATCTCTTAGAGGAAGTCGTTCGTAACCTATTCATTAAAATGAATGATGACAAAGGTAATTTCACTATTCTTAAAGATATAGAAAAATTAGAAAGTGAAGTTGACGATTATGAATATGAAGCCATTAAAGTTCTTTTCGAAGATAATGTATCTCTAGCAGAGAAAAATCAACTAAGAAGTATTATATCAAAAATTGCTGACATATCAGATGTTATTGAAGATATTTCTGATATTATTGAAATTGTATTAGCAATTAGGAGGGCTTAA
- a CDS encoding DUF5721 family protein: protein MVALKIIETKPFMAHLLKGSLFDTWEGRQMEIRTYTKFSIDCKVNKDFYTQEEFELLHHTSYASWSQLKESVFQIIKGNKTPTEMKIVLAKPITSIEDLDPNLVDGVFINIHFENGGVVITTGTSMKTFTLDKSTDHYWDNCVKDFFQRNGILFEER from the coding sequence ATGGTGGCACTAAAAATCATAGAAACAAAGCCCTTCATGGCGCACCTATTAAAAGGGTCTCTTTTTGATACTTGGGAAGGTCGACAAATGGAAATCCGTACTTATACCAAGTTTAGTATAGACTGCAAAGTTAATAAAGATTTTTATACCCAAGAAGAATTCGAATTATTACATCACACCTCTTATGCTTCTTGGTCTCAACTGAAAGAGTCTGTTTTTCAGATTATTAAAGGCAATAAGACTCCAACAGAAATGAAGATTGTATTAGCTAAACCAATAACTTCTATAGAAGATCTAGATCCCAATTTAGTAGACGGTGTCTTTATTAATATTCACTTTGAAAACGGTGGAGTGGTTATAACAACTGGTACCTCCATGAAGACATTTACACTTGACAAGTCCACAGATCACTATTGGGACAATTGCGTTAAAGATTTTTTCCAAAGAAATGGTATACTATTTGAAGAGCGATAG
- the htpG gene encoding molecular chaperone HtpG: MAHENGNLSIHSENIFPIIKKWLYSDKDIFIRELISNSSDAISKLKKLNIMGEVEIGENTDFRITVEIDQEAKTIKVMDNGIGMTADEVKKYINQIAFSGAEDFLTKYKDKTSEDQIIGHFGLGFYSAFMVASKVEIDTLSYQENAKPVHWICEGGSTYEMEEGSKDTRGTTITLHVGEDSEEFLNEFTLRQTIQKYCSFMPFEIYLETIKNEEPKAEETADEDKAEDAEPAAPTPLNDPTPLWLKKPSECTDEEYKAFYHKVFMDFKEPLFWIHLNMDYPLNLKGILYFPKLGNEFETAEGQVKLYCNQVFVADNIKEVIPEFLLLLKGVIDCPDFPLNVSRSFLQNDGYVTKISEYITKKVADKLKQISKKEKENFEKYWDDIHPFIKYGCLRNDKFYDKVKDIVIYKTTKGEFITLPDYLERNRDKHENKVFYVTDENQQSQYIKMFDEHDMEAVILPTTIDQPFISHIEMKNNEVKFARIDADLTDLMKSETDEEQNKTLGEDLQKLFTETLGKEVKVKAENLKTASVSAMILLSEESRRFQDMAKMYGNMGMMGMPMENDETLVVNTNNNLIEYLIANKDNEDRKEELKIVCEQVYDLAMLSHKPLEPEAMTRFIQRSNDILTKLI, from the coding sequence ATGGCACATGAAAATGGCAATTTATCCATCCATAGTGAAAATATTTTCCCTATAATTAAAAAATGGCTCTATTCTGATAAAGACATTTTTATTCGTGAATTAATTTCAAACAGTTCAGATGCCATTAGTAAGTTAAAGAAACTTAACATAATGGGAGAAGTAGAAATTGGTGAAAACACTGATTTTAGAATAACTGTTGAGATAGACCAAGAAGCCAAAACTATTAAAGTTATGGATAATGGTATTGGTATGACAGCTGATGAAGTAAAAAAATATATTAATCAAATTGCTTTCTCAGGTGCAGAAGACTTCTTAACTAAATACAAAGATAAAACTTCTGAAGACCAAATTATTGGTCACTTTGGATTAGGTTTCTATTCTGCATTCATGGTTGCATCAAAAGTTGAGATTGATACGCTGTCCTACCAGGAAAATGCTAAACCCGTTCACTGGATCTGTGAAGGCGGTTCCACTTATGAGATGGAAGAAGGAAGTAAAGATACAAGAGGTACTACAATTACCCTTCATGTAGGAGAAGATAGTGAGGAATTCTTGAATGAATTCACACTCCGTCAAACCATCCAAAAATACTGTTCATTCATGCCATTTGAAATTTACTTAGAAACAATCAAAAATGAGGAACCAAAAGCTGAAGAGACAGCCGATGAAGACAAGGCAGAAGATGCCGAACCAGCTGCTCCAACACCCCTTAATGATCCAACACCATTATGGCTCAAAAAACCTAGTGAATGTACCGATGAAGAATATAAAGCCTTCTACCATAAAGTTTTTATGGACTTTAAAGAACCTTTATTCTGGATTCATCTTAATATGGATTACCCTCTTAACTTAAAAGGTATTCTTTATTTCCCTAAGCTAGGTAATGAATTTGAGACTGCTGAAGGTCAAGTTAAATTATACTGTAATCAAGTTTTTGTTGCAGACAATATTAAAGAAGTTATACCTGAATTTTTACTTCTATTAAAAGGAGTAATTGACTGTCCTGACTTCCCATTAAATGTTTCAAGAAGTTTCCTTCAAAATGATGGTTACGTAACAAAGATTTCAGAATACATTACTAAGAAAGTTGCTGATAAGTTGAAGCAAATTTCTAAAAAAGAAAAAGAAAACTTTGAGAAGTATTGGGATGATATTCATCCATTCATTAAGTACGGTTGCTTAAGAAACGATAAGTTCTATGATAAGGTAAAGGATATTGTTATTTATAAAACAACAAAAGGTGAATTTATAACCCTTCCTGATTATTTAGAAAGAAATCGTGATAAGCATGAAAATAAAGTCTTCTATGTGACAGATGAAAATCAACAATCCCAGTACATTAAGATGTTTGATGAGCATGATATGGAAGCTGTTATACTTCCAACTACCATCGATCAACCTTTCATCTCACATATTGAAATGAAAAATAATGAGGTTAAGTTCGCACGTATCGATGCAGATCTTACAGATCTCATGAAATCTGAAACTGATGAAGAACAAAATAAAACGTTAGGTGAAGATCTTCAAAAGCTGTTTACTGAAACACTTGGTAAAGAAGTTAAAGTTAAAGCCGAAAATCTAAAAACAGCTTCTGTTTCAGCTATGATCCTTTTATCAGAAGAATCTCGTCGTTTCCAAGACATGGCCAAAATGTATGGTAATATGGGTATGATGGGCATGCCGATGGAAAATGATGAAACTTTAGTTGTTAATACTAACAATAACCTTATTGAATACTTAATCGCTAATAAAGATAACGAAGATCGTAAAGAGGAACTCAAAATAGTATGTGAGCAAGTTTATGACTTAGCAATGCTCAGCCATAAACCTCTTGAACCAGAGGCTATGACTCGATTCATTCAACGTTCTAATGATATATTAACAAAGTTAATATAA